From Thermoflavifilum aggregans, a single genomic window includes:
- a CDS encoding hydrogen peroxide-inducible genes activator codes for MNLQQLEYIVAVDQCRHFVTAAEQCFVTQATLSMMIKKLEMELDTVIFDRSRQPVTPTPVGEKIIAQARLILSHVERLKALVDEERNCLQGEFKLGIIPTLAPYLLPLFLQDFLKKYPQIKLRISELTTEEIVKRIHQHHLDAGLLATPIEDHSLKELPLFYEQFVVYHARPDKKNYKKYVLASDIDVNRLWLLEEGHCLRTQIINLCELKDKSSALHQLDFETGSLEMLKKIVESTQGITILPELAVRYLSPQQKKWIRYFKPPAPVREISLVTHPHYARTQTLEALKNHILSHIPEHMKTRKQKAIIPATPVVP; via the coding sequence ATGAACCTCCAGCAACTGGAATATATCGTAGCGGTGGATCAATGCCGACATTTTGTAACAGCTGCCGAACAATGTTTTGTTACCCAGGCGACTCTGAGCATGATGATTAAAAAACTGGAAATGGAGCTCGATACTGTGATCTTTGACCGCAGCCGCCAGCCTGTTACTCCCACGCCCGTCGGAGAAAAAATCATTGCCCAGGCCCGGCTGATTCTTTCCCACGTAGAGCGACTCAAAGCTCTGGTAGATGAAGAAAGAAACTGTCTGCAGGGTGAATTTAAACTTGGCATAATCCCTACGCTGGCACCCTATCTATTACCACTTTTCCTGCAGGATTTCCTTAAAAAATATCCGCAGATCAAGTTGCGGATCAGTGAACTCACTACGGAAGAAATTGTGAAACGTATTCACCAGCATCATCTGGATGCCGGACTGCTGGCCACTCCCATTGAAGATCATTCTTTGAAGGAACTCCCTTTATTCTACGAACAGTTTGTGGTTTACCATGCCCGGCCCGATAAGAAAAATTATAAAAAATATGTACTGGCATCCGATATTGATGTAAACCGGCTCTGGCTGCTGGAAGAAGGCCATTGCCTGCGTACCCAGATTATTAATCTTTGTGAACTCAAAGACAAATCAAGCGCGTTGCATCAGCTGGATTTTGAAACGGGTAGCCTGGAAATGCTGAAAAAAATTGTAGAATCCACGCAAGGTATTACCATTTTACCCGAGCTGGCTGTCCGCTATCTGAGTCCGCAACAGAAGAAATGGATTCGTTATTTCAAGCCACCGGCTCCTGTACGGGAAATCAGCCTGGTTACACATCCGCATTATGCCAGAACCCAAACACTGGAAGCCCTGAAAAACCACATTCTTTCACATATTCCCGAACACATGAAAACCCGTAAACAAAAAGCCATCATACCTGCCACCCCCGTCGTTCCCTGA
- a CDS encoding response regulator transcription factor has product MKKIMIVEDDPLLLKTLGQVLKKEGYEVILCENGKRATEQFQVVKPDLLITDIYMPELHGTELVKQVRQQFESQIPILILTASGEEESVLEAFRLGANDYVTKPFNPRELSLRVRRLLN; this is encoded by the coding sequence ATGAAAAAAATCATGATTGTAGAAGATGATCCTCTTTTGTTGAAAACTTTGGGTCAGGTCTTGAAAAAAGAAGGTTATGAAGTGATATTGTGTGAAAACGGGAAACGTGCTACCGAACAATTTCAGGTTGTGAAACCCGATCTGCTCATTACTGATATTTATATGCCTGAATTGCATGGAACGGAACTGGTAAAACAGGTCAGGCAGCAATTTGAAAGTCAGATTCCTATTCTCATATTAACGGCTTCAGGCGAAGAGGAGAGTGTGCTGGAAGCTTTTCGCCTGGGAGCCAATGATTATGTTACCAAGCCATTTAATCCGCGTGAGCTTTCTCTTCGGGTACGTCGTTTGCTCAACTGA